The genomic window GTTCGCACGCGCCTTTTCGTTCCCGTTGCTATTTCAACGAATCCCGTACAACGTTGGTGCAGAAGGTCGGCGAAATTCCatctacgtataatataaacggtaagaacaaagagaaaaaaaaaaataattcatataCATTCGTACGATGAATTTGGCACTGTAAGTACTCGTACGTCATTACTCGCGGCGCGTGAAGTATGGTTACTTCCAATCGGGCTAAATTCAGGTGCTAATCGAGCTTCGAATCAACAACGCCTTGCCCTAAACGAGCCGTACCTACCTATCCGTGCGACGCTGACAGGTCAGACACCCGAAAATCGAACCGTGTCAAAATCCATCACCTCTCCGACCTTTAgcggtgtgaatttttttttttttcacaaatatttccGCCCCCCGAGCTTTTTCGGCTGCAGGTCCCGAGACTGGAACAGGGTGCAGGCGCAGCAGGGATGGTCGAACGGAACGCAAGGGCGGCAGGCCGAAGGAGCGGAGCGAAGAAGGGATCGAGGGGGGCAGCGGGGGGTCGGTTGAACTGTGAAAAGCAAAAAGGGCGCTTAAATTATGCAAGCAAACGTTCAGGTTGTAAAGAGCGCGCGGTCCGAAAGTGGTGACGTCGCACTCTTCGGAGGTTACGTGTAGCAGTGTATATCTACATGGCGGAAGGGCGGCGGGTGCTTTtcgggggggggaggagggggtTAAGGAAGAGGAAGGGCTGCGCCAGGGGCACCGACGTCGTCCCGACGCAGCTACCAAGCAGCTCGTTTTGTCTGCAGTTAGAGAGGCGGCAGCTAGCTACCTGTCCCCGCCGGATCCTAAGCAAATATTTCACAGCTATTCAATTCATTTTGACACAATGAGGAAACACGAATTAAATTAAACGTATCTTAGTTATGGAAAACATATCGCGCGACGTATACGCATACGTGGTATAAGGTATACGGTATATACGCTAGTCTTCGCAGGCTCCTTGCGCTGTAAGGACGACGCGGCGCGGGGGTGGAATCTAGATCAACACAGGACGCATGTTTTCACCGTTGCGTGCGGCACACAGGACGTGTTTTTTCATCGCTGAATGACGCGTTCCCCTCGTTTTCTCttccatttttgttttatttttttttatcgctttgcttgtttttttttccttcttctttcgttGTACGTATACTCGTTTTAATTGGACGGGGTTGTAACTGCATCGCATCGTCAGCTACTGGAACTCGGACGTATACCTACTCGGAGAGCGTGGTAGTCTCGCTTCGTTCAATCAACTCAATTTTGATCTCTTCGACTCCCGTACCGACGCTCGTATACATATTGTAATGATATACCATTGTACGGGATATAGTAGGTCCTCGGGAATGTTAAACTCCGAGTTGTCCAACTTCCATTGTTGCCTGATCATGCTTCATTTCAATACTCGCGTGCGATTTGAAGAGGTGTAACGACACACGTCGATTGGTCTTCCCGTAATACGATCATGTatctacgtacgtacgtacaacgTTTGACCGTGCAACGAAAACCGTCCACGGCACGACGAGCGTCGATCAAGCAGTTTTCACCGGCTTTCGAAGAACGGAATATACGAGAacgggaaaaagaaaaattcaaatctcatGCAAAGTTCGCTATACATTTTCCATCAGAGCGCGCAATTCGTGCATGAATTTTATTTGGCGAAAGAAACGTAGGCAGCTATGTCCACACGTTTGGCAGAGAGTGTCGCGATAAGATTCAACACTCAATTACCCACATTTTTCTGATCCCGCGAATACACCTGAAGTCCATACAAAGTGATCATTTTCGTCCGACATAAGCCGCAGCCTGTTGCACGCTCGACGGAACGTATGCAAACCATGTCCCATAAAATACCGTAGCTGTACATACATCCCTCTGGTTCCCCTCGCCGCGACGCGAGTCTAACAATGTGCGACAGGTATCGGTATTATGACGATTCGTTCGAACTGTTTGTAATTCCGTGGTAAGGTCAGCGGCGGCAGCGTTATGCGGTCGAAACGAGTCCGGTGCTCCGGTGTACCATCCAAGGTACGGCGTACTCTCTGGATATTCAGAAGTCGGCACGTACAGTGCCAACGGGATTCTACGAGCTAGTGCATAATACGGCTACCTGTAGCTTGCATTTGAATTCACACGCGTACCCGCATGTCTGACATATTCGAAACTGCGCGCAGATTCGCGATTAGAGCATCTATCTCCACCTACCGTTGAATTACGCTCTGTTTGTCGGAGAGAAGAATCATGAAGACTGATCGATCGTCACACCGATGGTATCGCAATTAACAATCCGTCGAACCGGTGTATACATACCCCAGCGTTATTAACCGTACAATTATACCTGTTGCGTTGAGAAATTATGGTACGAGAATGGTTCAAACTGTTATACAATTTGCACGTATTGtgcaaagaagaagagaaaaacgcGATAGGTGGAGAGAACGCAGCTAGGGAACAAGTATCCGCGAAACGAACCGCAAGGCAACGCAACGAAACGGCGTCGACGAAGACGAGCGGTAGCcgcaacagcagcagcggcagcagcggcaACGGCAACGACGGCTGAACGGCAGGAGCGGCAGGAGCACGAGCTCGAGCCGAAGGCACAAAGGCGAGGGGTATCGCATTGACACTGGGACCCGAGAGGGGAATCCGGCCGGTGGTGGGGGCAGCGTCGTGGGACGGGGCAGCGTCGGCCGCGCCCACCGTGACGTAGCGTCGACGGCCACCTTGCCTAGCGGACCAATGGCGAGGGGCGGCGTGCAGGGTGGGGGTAATTTGAGAGCGACCGCGCGCAGGTCTCGGTCCGCCGGTGGAACTTCGGGGACCCTTGCTCGAGCCGGGCACAGGCAGTCAGTTGCTCTCAGCTACGACATGCATAACGCATGAGAGCGATATCTCTCTGTCACGAGCGACGCAGCGTACGGAGATCTCTCGGCAGCACTAACCCTCAGGTTCGAAACTGTATCGTGTCCGGGACGCGGTTTAGTGTGATCTTGTTCTTAATGCGTGTTATCGCGGTGTGCGCTCCTTGCGGTATCAGGTTTCACGGCCCGTTAAGGGCTCGACAAAACCGACCTGTGCCCAGGGACCGAATGTAGAACGCCGTGTGCCGCCCCCCGGGACGCTGGACACTCTGCCCGCGGACTCTCCGACCATTGACGGAAAGTATACGTCGGAGGAAAGTGTGACGTTTTATCGTCCCCGCGTACACGGATTTATACTCTGTCGGACTATACAACGCGTAACGAGGAAATATGGACTCTCCGTGTGTAACCTGGATTGTGCAGTATAATCGTTACAAAGTGCGACCCGATTACGGTGTCGCTCGACGGTGATTTTAACGCCCGTTTATCGACACTACGATCGCTTCCATCGTCCACGGTTGTGCGgtagggagagagagagagacctTATCTTCACCGCCGCCCGAAGATCACGGATTAAACAAGCAACGCCCGGGTGAACGAACCCCAAGGTGCGCGACAACCCCGAAACCAACCACGAGCCGTCCGTTCGTCCTCCGTTCCCCTGTTCGAACAGCGATAACAGAGTCCAGGAGCGAGGGCAACGGGACCGTGTCGGTCTCGCTCGGCCGGCGCGAGTGCAGGAGGGTGGAAGAGGGTGGCATCCGTCGAGGAGTCGAAGAGAGGCGAAAACGAGGTCCCAGGACCTTAGGCGAAAGCGGTGAAGAAGGGTGGCAGGGCCTCGCCACCAGGGCCGGTAGGTTGGAGTAGATGGCTGCTACCACGTACATGCCTGTTAGTAGCGCAGTGTCAGCTGAGCTGGATGGTGGTTCCGGATCCGGGATCGGGATGAACATCGCAGTGGGTGGCTACTCCTCGGGTTCGCCCCGCAGCGCCGCCGACGCCGGGGAGATGAAATACATGCCGGCACCTCAGCACCACCATCatcaccaccatcaccaccaggTCTCGTCCTCGCCGACGCCTAACGGTCTCTCGCATCCCGCGAGCCTCAGCTCGGCGAACCCCTGGGTCAGCCTCCAGCCCGGAAGCGATCCTTGGGCGGCGTCGATGGGGATGCACCACACCTCGCACCACTCCCATCACCACCCTCACCAGGCGAACGCGAGCCTCGACGTGAAGCCCTTGGCCGCGGCCTCCGCCAACGACTCCGTCCAAGGGATGCACCATCGGGGTCCTCACCAGTCGCCGGGGATGGCCTCGCCGCACTCTTGGCACGCGCCCGTCGTTCCCTCGGCCCATTACAACCCCAGCGGCGGGGCCGCGTCGCCGACTACCCTCCAGCAGTACCACGCCGCGATGAACGGCATGCTGCACCAGCACCCCCATCAGCACCCGCACCAGCTTCACAATCATCAAGCGGGACTTCCGCATCATTTACGGGACGCCCACAATCACAGTCCACCCACGGGGCATCCCCTTCATCCCGGCCATCCGCTCGACAGGGATCACAGCGCCGGCGAGGAGGACACGCCGACATCCGACGACCTCGAGGCATTCGCCAAACAGTTCAAACAGAGGAGGATCAAGCTCGGGTTCACCCAGGCCGACGTCGGCCTCGCGCTGGGTACGCTCTACGGCAACGTGTTCTCCCAAACGACGATATGCAGGTTCGAGGCGCTGCAGTTGTCCTTCAAGAACATGTGCAAGCTGAAACCTCTGCTGCAGAAGTGGCTCGAGGAGGCCGACTCGACGACGGGCTCGCCGACGAGCATCGACAAGATCGCCGCCCAGGGTAGAAAGCGGAAAAAGCGGACGTCGATCGAGGTTTCGGTAAAGGGAGCCCTCGAGCAGCACTTTCACAAACAGCCGAAGCCGTCGGCTCAGGAGATAACCTCGCTGGCCGACAGTCTCCAGCTGGAGAAGGAAGTTGTCAGGGTGTGGTTCTGCAATCGACGGCAAAAGGAGAAGCGGATGACGCCGCCGAACACCCTTGGCGACGGCATGATGGAGGGAATGCCACCCGGGCACCAAGGCCAGGGCGGCATCCACCAGGGCTACCATCCCCAGGATCATCTTCACGGATCACCGATGGGCCACAGTCACAGTCCCCCGATGCTCAGCCCTCAGGGCCTTACGGCACATTCCCTTACGGCCCACTAGCGTTCGCCGGGGCCTTCTCCACTAGGCCTTGCTATAACCTCGCAGGCGAACTCTTCGTCCGAAGGGCTTCCGCCGTTTTATCATCACTACCTTCAGGCGCGCACGAGCTACTCCACTTCGTAGCTGGTGCAGCAGTCGCGTTACTTTGAGGGGTGTGAATTATGGACAAACACATGAATCACGGTGATTTTTatgataaaagaaagaaaaaaagaacgggTTATAGAGCCAAGGCCAGCCAAGTACGGCGGGAAGGCTATCTATTTGTACCAAAACTTTGAAAGTGCTACGTCGGATCCGGTATCCACACCGTTACAATGACGTCGTCGAGTCAACCTCGCGTACGTCgggttcgttcgttcgttcgttcgttcgttcgttctgttgtgtgataaataaattattattgttggtGAAACTTTAAATTGAATCGCTAGTTCGCTAAATTTCATCAAGGAATAACTAGCCTTTGGACTCTGGTAATCGTGGTGACGTGGtgatatgtacatatttttttcctatcaATTTCCTCTTTCGTAAATCGTACCAGTTACCGCAATCTTTTAACGagagaaatattaaaaacaaaaaagataaTGCAATGTAcggaaattgaattattatacttataccgTCGTTTGTGTACGTTAAACCtccggtgaaaaaaaagttcgtcGGCAACACTGTTCGCGAAGTTATGGTTTAAATTGTGCAAAtaatgaaagagaaaagaaagccTCGTTTCATAACATagttgcaaaaaatatttctgtacaATACTTTTTATCCCGTCGAGACAGAGTTCagagttattttattttatttttttttttgatttgtcAATTCTTTTACGTTTCACTAATACATTGACAATGAGAGTGATGTCGTTGATGTCGACGGTCGTCATTGTTTGTTGCGTGGAAAATCAGTGCCGCGTGGACGCTTGTTTGAACGTTATGTTGAATGAAtaacgttatacatatataacaataaaaactaatagtaaaacgaaaaagagagcgagagagatgagaagaagagaaaagaaactaGAGAAAGACTCTTGGATGTTGAAGAGCAcggtaaataatgaaacattATATTTCGTGAGTGCGAGAGTGGGTGCGAGCTTTATATAAGGATCGAGGATTCAGGATCCAGAAGGTAACAATTCTGGATTCTGGACTCTGGATGTGGAGGCTCGAATGTCGTTTTAAAGTACGTAGGAGTGCCGCCGGGGTTTGCCTACACGGGCAAACCGACCGGCCAATGATGTAATATAAGTAAATATGGACTGTAAATAACGTACCACATAAAACTAATAAGTTAAGTGAGCATGCGTCGCGCGTCgcgagggagaaagagagggatagagaaaaagatagaggagcgagagagagagagagagtgtgtgcgagagtgagagagagagaaaaagagagaaaagaaggataataataataataataatcatattaagacaagaaaagaaaggaaaagacaAAAGACGAGCGACTTAGCGACCCCCTCCCACGAAAACCCCTTCTGTATAAAGTAAGtatagaaaatataacaaagatGTCGAAAGATTctagaaatattattattaacattttattattctatacTCTCGGGATACATAGTGCAAAATGAGATTTCAACGCGTGCTCAAAACACAATCTTTCTCTAACGCAAACTTATTTCTTATCCGgcattttttccccctcccccttcgtTCATCGGATAAATACTGCGGTACTGATACCGACGACACAGACAAactgaaagaaataaaaaataacacaagatagaataaatttcaattagtTTCGATTGACGGTGTTTAAGTATTGCATTTGATTCATTGCAAATTCAACGTGTGGCAAGAAGGGAAGGATACACTCCGATAATTCTCTTCatgataaatttgataatttcagACAGAACCGTTGCATCCCGGTTCCGTCGCCGCTGGTACAGGTTTACGGTCCAAGTGAAAAcgttttcttcctttttcatttgactgtttttttttttcttttacttcttcttcactttttcgctgttttgaaacacgacaACACGTCTCAGTCACGTTTCGAGGCTGGACCAGCTATTAGCACTTCCCACGAACTCAGGTGCGCACCCGactaggtatataatatatttatgtacctGCGCATGATAATAACCGATATTCTTCGGTGAAATACGCGAGGAAAATACACGTCTTGTCGTCTCGCTTTGCACTCTTGTTCCAAGAAACCATATTATATTtgtgtaatattaatattattttatttttgagttATTGCAAAgtaaacaaaacgaaaaaaaaatcacaaaaaaaaataaaaaacaaaaacgcaTCGGTTCTCTGAATTCTGTACATATTAGAATTATTGTGTAacatatatgaaaaaaaaaaaaaaaaaacgtgaaatgtGAAGTCCTGTTGACGGTAGTGTAACTATTCGAAGATTTAATGAAAATGACgacaaatgagaaaaaagaagcaaaaaaaagaaaacgtaaaaaaaaaagaaaaaaattgttttaataGGGCGGTGGAATGCgcgattttagtttttatttttatgttttgtgtTATTGTACGCGTGGCGTTTGGTTCTTCTGATCGTCAGGGTTTGGATTCTCGTAATCGAAactatatacataaatttatacctGTATAATTTGTTGGGATTTAACTGTATATCGTTGGTAGTGAagttatttattcgtttcacCCCGTGTCTCGTTCTTAAATGGAAAGAAACGTGGtatgtgcatacatacatTCGTGCATGCATTGTTCGTCTGAAAGAATGTTGTATCGACTAACTTTTTCCACAAATATCctctttttttccatcttaCGTGCAGAGCGAATCGCAAGTTCACTCTCAAAGTGTCAAAGTGTAAAAGCaggctttgaaaatttcaaataacgcGATCGTGATATTGTAAGGTTAataattgttgtttttatcTGCGAGGTTATAAACCGATCCTGTATGCATaggtaaatatatatgtatatttatatatatatatactatacttatatatatgtatatatatatatatatactatgtaCGAAAATGTTGTGATACGTATACGAGAAGAAGAGACCGCgcgatagagagaaagagagtgacagagtgagtgagtgagtgagagagaaagagagagtgagagcTTCTTGCAACATTCGATCGAACTACATTGTGctaaatttattattcgtcCATATTATGTATGTGCAGTAAATGGGGAAGATGTGTTGCATGGTGGTGGGTGGCATGTGAAGACCGGACTCTGAAAGATTGGAGGAACCAAACGCTTTATTGAAgggaataattaaatttaaaaaaaaaggagaagacGAATTGTATAACGAAAACGTGGTAGAGAACTTATTAACCAATGGAGAGAAACCATGGCCCCCCAATCAAACCTAAtcttaaagaaaaatttatctaattattataattattaaaagtaaagaaacattgtaatatttttgtttatattattGTGAGAAATGATTAAGAAGAaataagggaaaaaaatgatgagaaaagaaaattgcaaaCGTATTGTGAAGCAGTCGATCGTtcgttataatattattgcatACTTtggtttttgttattttaatgAAACGTGTGTGGCAGAGAGTGTGGAGGAATGCGAATATGTGATTGGATGCGAAATAAAGTGAATGCGATTATAGCTAATAGGAGCCGTACTgttgtttgtaaataaataaatgaaaaaaaaaaaaaaatactaatggaaaaatacaataaatgaATATGTAATTAAAGTTGTAAACATATTTGACAAATTGAAGAGTTTAATTGAAATAAGTCGGTTCGCCCAAATGTCTACGTCATGGCAACTAACATtcctatacatacaatattgTGTAATACCGAGCTCCAGTCACGTAAAAGTAGAGAGGACCAAAAAATCAATCGAACTTGCGAACGAAGAGAAACGTCTGAAACACAGCGGGCGATGTGATTCGAtacgaaatgaaaactttGATATGGATCGATCTAGTCggatattatatacacgtagCTTTGCGTTTCTGCCTTAGAGGCAAATTTCGCAGGGGTGCAGGGGGGTATTTGCAATTTTCGTCGAAACTGAATCGAGACCACAAACATGTGACACAGGCTTCCTATAACTATAAGTCAAGTTTGAAGTCGCGTCGCAAGGTTTATAGGTAGATATAGATCAGGCAATAGCCTCGAGGCGTTGTTTAGCGTGACACGAGAGGAgttttaaaaagtaaaaaatatacatttcgGTACTAAAATTACAGCCttattaaaatgattgaaCTCTTCAATTTAACGTATAGAGACCCGCCCCGCAAAAAATCGCACGGCCGAAAGAAATATTCCCTAACCCCCCGCCcctgtatattattatattaaaaataactaCTTATATACTTAAACGTAAAGAtaataaaaagttgaaaataaaaatgataaaaaaaaaaaaaaaaatcgaaccgGCGAGTACCAACGTTTTGTTAGAATGACAGAAACTAAATTACTactgaattttaattaataaacgAGATGAAAGTATACAATAATCAACGGCTTTCGGTGGCTTTTTTCCCAACACATTTTCCGAAGTCCTCATCACCTCGCGTATTTATATATCTTAACACTCTCACTTTCAAATTAACATTCAAGTTTTAATCGAGCCCAAAAATCCcgccgaaaattcaaattatttataacgaTGCATTGGCAAGATAGCAGTTTCGTCTGCTCAGAgtcttttgaaattattcgttATCTATTTTTGAGTTTAAGCTGAAGACACGAATTAATTCCAAATCTCTCGGAACGAAATGCAACGACGTCGCGGACTGCAACCTTTCGCTATTTCACCAAGGTTTCTCTATAGCTCGAAAATTTCTGTGTATCGTTACTATAAGAAACTCACGTTGCGAAATCTTGCGACATCTCTACGGTTGATGAgatttattttgttaaaaaaaaaaggtgcgtGATTGCTGATATAACTATTGGGCCAATCACAGCGCATGGCAAACGCTGATAGCCGTATGTAAGAAGAGGGAGAAAATACCTCtatcaaatatacaaatttGTGTATTGTGAATTGACGGTACATGGAGTGTGATTTATTAGCATACACGGTGGTCCCAGAGGCTGGAAACCTGTTTTATTCGGAAAGTCAGGGcactttttgttgaaaatcgtatgttggaatatttttcgataattcGTCGTATGCGAGATATAGAAAATAACCGGTACCCAGATCTTCATTAATCGCCGAACCTGACAAGTTTTGCCATCGATAGACGAGTCGAAGAACCCGGTGCACTGCGTGGCTGGCGAATTATTGTGCGAAATTCACGGAAGATTGTTTGCACTGTGAAAACATCCGCGAGAACGGAACGCCTCGGCAAACATACGACGAGAGGCGGGTTCCCCACATTAATTACATTATCTGGTTACATACGT from Neodiprion lecontei isolate iyNeoLeco1 chromosome 1, iyNeoLeco1.1, whole genome shotgun sequence includes these protein-coding regions:
- the LOC107223464 gene encoding POU domain protein CF1A is translated as MAATTYMPVSSAVSAELDGGSGSGIGMNIAVGGYSSGSPRSAADAGEMKYMPAPQHHHHHHHHHQVSSSPTPNGLSHPASLSSANPWVSLQPGSDPWAASMGMHHTSHHSHHHPHQANASLDVKPLAAASANDSVQGMHHRGPHQSPGMASPHSWHAPVVPSAHYNPSGGAASPTTLQQYHAAMNGMLHQHPHQHPHQLHNHQAGLPHHLRDAHNHSPPTGHPLHPGHPLDRDHSAGEEDTPTSDDLEAFAKQFKQRRIKLGFTQADVGLALGTLYGNVFSQTTICRFEALQLSFKNMCKLKPLLQKWLEEADSTTGSPTSIDKIAAQGRKRKKRTSIEVSVKGALEQHFHKQPKPSAQEITSLADSLQLEKEVVRVWFCNRRQKEKRMTPPNTLGDGMMEGMPPGHQGQGGIHQGYHPQDHLHGSPMGHSHSPPMLSPQGLTAHSLTAH